One segment of Candidatus Melainabacteria bacterium DNA contains the following:
- the dapB gene encoding 4-hydroxy-tetrahydrodipicolinate reductase gives MTLKVCIAGVTGWTGRAVAQAVAAADDMELVSAVSRSAAGKSVREFQIDSDVEISQTVEDALRVQVDVFVDYTSAASVKDHTFYAVGKGVAAVVGSSGLSADDFKELEKLAREQSVGVIACGNFSITAALAKHFSLIAAQYLPSWEIIDYAGASKMDAPSGTTRELAETMEQVRKNKLGREIKDIVGDSTARGAQIKGTPVHSLRLPGYTLAFETVFGLPDERLTVRHDAGTSAAPYVDGTMLALREISKVRGLIRGLDRLMFR, from the coding sequence ATGACGCTGAAGGTATGTATTGCAGGAGTGACCGGTTGGACTGGCAGAGCGGTTGCACAAGCGGTGGCAGCAGCCGATGACATGGAGCTGGTTTCTGCAGTAAGTCGCAGCGCCGCCGGCAAGAGTGTCAGGGAATTTCAGATAGATAGCGATGTCGAAATTTCTCAGACTGTCGAAGATGCTCTGCGTGTTCAAGTAGATGTGTTTGTAGATTACACCAGTGCGGCGTCAGTTAAGGACCATACATTCTACGCCGTCGGCAAGGGCGTCGCTGCTGTTGTCGGCAGCTCCGGTCTCAGTGCAGATGATTTCAAAGAGCTGGAGAAACTCGCCAGAGAACAGAGCGTTGGTGTAATCGCTTGCGGCAATTTCAGTATCACGGCCGCGCTGGCAAAACATTTTTCATTGATTGCTGCTCAGTATTTGCCCAGTTGGGAAATCATCGATTACGCAGGCGCTTCGAAGATGGACGCGCCCAGTGGCACCACGCGCGAACTGGCCGAAACTATGGAACAAGTGCGGAAGAATAAACTTGGTCGTGAGATAAAAGATATAGTCGGCGATAGTACCGCACGCGGTGCGCAGATTAAAGGTACTCCGGTCCACAGTTTGCGTTTGCCCGGCTACACGTTGGCTTTCGAAACTGTTTTTGGATTGCCCGATGAACGCCTCACTGTTCGTCATGACGCGGGCACGAGCGCCGCGCCTTATGTTGACGGCACGATGCTTGCGCTCCGGGAAATTTCGAAGGTCAGGGGTCTGATTCGTGGGTTAGACCGCCTGATGTTTCGTTGA
- a CDS encoding MFS transporter codes for MEQAEDAYKKLLRKVTLRLLPFMFVLYIISYLDRINLSFAGAPMCADLHFDAETFGYGAGIFFFGYCLFGVPSNIAMQKIGARKWISSIMVVWGLISVFMAFVPNAPVFFAMRVLLGAAEAGFFPGMIFYLTKWYRKREHGMAVAKFMSAIPAAGILGGLISAKILAMPPLLQLPPWKWLFIITGSPAVLLGLIVLFYLPDGPEDARWLSDDERKLLASNLQADNGNHQTKGDSDGPDGSKNESSSASTQGAGLIATLLNLRAWIFALLYFSLTLGMYGFQLWLPQIVGSISHGDAAQTALISAIPAAFQALGMIFIAGNSDRTGERRFHLAGAALIAVVGLVVASVVQNSFVAMAGLCLTAFGIWGTVGPFWALPTAVFAGSAAPAAIGLINSVGNLGGFVGPYIVGAVKEHSSGFAGSLLFMAGSLLCGAILAVIMPRVKHR; via the coding sequence ATGGAGCAAGCTGAAGACGCTTACAAGAAGTTGCTGCGCAAAGTAACTTTGCGTTTGCTGCCGTTCATGTTCGTGCTCTATATCATCTCTTATCTGGACAGAATCAATCTCAGTTTTGCCGGTGCGCCGATGTGCGCAGATTTGCACTTCGATGCGGAAACATTCGGCTACGGAGCAGGAATCTTCTTCTTTGGCTACTGTCTTTTTGGCGTGCCAAGCAATATAGCCATGCAGAAGATCGGGGCGCGCAAATGGATCTCTTCGATCATGGTTGTCTGGGGATTGATTTCTGTGTTTATGGCATTCGTGCCCAATGCTCCCGTGTTTTTTGCCATGCGCGTGCTCCTGGGAGCTGCCGAAGCTGGTTTTTTCCCCGGCATGATTTTCTATTTGACAAAATGGTATCGCAAGCGTGAACACGGAATGGCTGTAGCCAAGTTCATGAGCGCCATTCCTGCGGCCGGCATTCTTGGCGGATTGATCTCAGCCAAAATTTTGGCCATGCCACCATTGTTGCAGTTGCCACCATGGAAATGGCTTTTCATAATCACCGGTAGCCCGGCGGTTCTTCTCGGGCTTATTGTCTTGTTTTACTTGCCCGACGGACCGGAAGACGCAAGGTGGCTCTCTGACGATGAGAGAAAGTTGTTAGCGAGCAATCTCCAGGCAGATAACGGAAATCATCAAACGAAGGGTGATTCAGATGGTCCAGACGGTTCAAAAAATGAGTCCAGCTCTGCTTCTACACAGGGGGCTGGTTTGATTGCGACATTGCTCAATTTAAGAGCCTGGATTTTCGCCCTGCTCTATTTTTCACTGACGCTCGGTATGTATGGTTTTCAGCTCTGGTTGCCTCAGATCGTAGGATCTATTTCACATGGAGATGCTGCTCAGACAGCGCTTATCTCGGCTATTCCGGCTGCGTTCCAGGCTCTTGGAATGATTTTTATTGCTGGAAATTCTGATCGAACAGGTGAACGACGCTTTCATTTAGCAGGTGCTGCCCTGATAGCTGTGGTCGGACTGGTGGTGGCATCGGTGGTGCAAAATTCTTTCGTCGCCATGGCCGGTCTGTGCCTGACTGCTTTTGGAATCTGGGGTACAGTTGGTCCATTCTGGGCTTTGCCGACTGCAGTTTTTGCCGGTTCGGCAGCACCCGCTGCCATAGGATTGATTAATTCAGTTGGTAACCTTGGCGGTTTCGTCGGTCCGTACATAGTTGGCGCCGTCAAGGAACATTCGTCTGGATTTGCCGGGTCGCTCTTGTTTATGGCTGGTTCGTTGCTGTGTGGAGCGATTCTCGCTGTAATAATGCCGCGCGTCAAACACCGCTGA
- a CDS encoding DUF2092 domain-containing protein: MPPPHSRIMCECQFCWYSHFAVARAFIDIEKASSADSDRNPSNIRELLMKKHTLFARSTFVGLSFVLVSALLPLNVCAKKNSADSSATTEATTNDSTTSDSTGSTTKAKSTKKKSSKDGSQKKSSQEKSSKSKHSKKTTSEESSTSSSTSSTTAGIADQKSDEVLHNLSDLYSGLKSWKTRLIQKLVASSDQKSVELLSVVDVSVKQPNLIAINLRAGMPGGSMYSDGKDAYFYSQILNKYNVKPAPSDLEKLFGDASSRYVNGPYAMYSLLPSVVGKDPYESIMAGVKKVEYAGTEDVDGTPCHHLRFTQANFNWDLWVDAGKNPWIVKVSPDLFADLASATPKSLGRVIPKNTKMSLTFRYKNWVSNPSLKKTAFDFEPPPESTETRSFAPDTAEEKPEKPEKSPMVGKDAPTFKVPLTDGKEFDLSKHKNKDVVVIDFWASWCPPCRESLPVLLKVTKSFKNEHVVFYPINVGESLETVKQYLTKANLDMVAGLDSDKKISQLYGVNGIPQTVIIDKNGVVQVLDVGYSTDMERRITSDLDALVKSKSSN; the protein is encoded by the coding sequence ATGCCGCCGCCACATTCGCGTATAATGTGCGAGTGCCAGTTTTGCTGGTACTCGCATTTTGCTGTGGCGCGAGCATTTATCGATATCGAAAAGGCATCGTCTGCAGATTCAGATCGAAATCCGTCGAATATAAGAGAGTTATTAATGAAAAAACACACGCTCTTTGCGCGCAGCACGTTTGTTGGTTTGTCCTTCGTCCTTGTATCGGCTTTGCTGCCGCTTAACGTCTGTGCAAAGAAGAACAGCGCAGATTCGTCAGCGACGACTGAGGCGACGACTAATGACTCGACAACTAGTGACTCGACCGGATCTACAACCAAAGCCAAGTCGACAAAGAAAAAGTCGTCTAAAGATGGGTCACAGAAGAAATCGAGCCAGGAAAAGTCTTCTAAGTCCAAGCATTCTAAGAAGACGACATCGGAGGAATCGAGCACTTCTTCGTCGACGTCCAGCACCACTGCCGGTATCGCTGACCAGAAGAGTGATGAGGTTCTGCACAATCTTTCTGACTTGTATTCTGGCTTGAAATCATGGAAAACTCGCTTGATCCAGAAGTTGGTCGCATCCTCAGATCAAAAATCAGTTGAGCTGCTGTCAGTGGTTGATGTCAGCGTCAAGCAACCTAACTTGATTGCCATTAACTTACGCGCCGGCATGCCCGGTGGCAGCATGTATTCGGATGGCAAAGATGCCTATTTCTACTCGCAAATTCTCAATAAATACAATGTCAAACCTGCGCCATCCGATCTCGAAAAGCTTTTCGGTGACGCCAGTAGCCGATATGTGAACGGACCATACGCAATGTATTCATTGCTGCCCTCCGTTGTCGGCAAAGACCCATATGAGTCAATCATGGCTGGAGTCAAAAAAGTCGAGTATGCAGGTACTGAAGATGTTGATGGCACCCCATGCCATCATCTGCGGTTCACACAGGCTAATTTCAACTGGGACTTGTGGGTGGATGCCGGGAAGAACCCCTGGATAGTAAAGGTTTCACCCGATCTTTTCGCTGACCTTGCCAGTGCCACACCAAAAAGTTTAGGACGGGTCATACCGAAAAATACGAAAATGTCGCTCACCTTCAGATACAAAAACTGGGTTTCCAACCCCAGCTTGAAGAAGACAGCTTTCGATTTTGAGCCACCGCCGGAATCGACAGAGACCAGGTCGTTCGCCCCAGACACCGCTGAGGAGAAGCCGGAAAAACCTGAAAAGTCGCCGATGGTTGGAAAAGACGCACCGACTTTTAAAGTGCCGTTGACCGATGGCAAAGAATTCGATTTGAGCAAACACAAGAACAAAGACGTTGTTGTGATCGATTTCTGGGCGTCGTGGTGCCCTCCATGTCGGGAGAGCCTGCCGGTGTTGCTGAAGGTGACAAAGAGTTTTAAAAATGAGCATGTAGTCTTCTACCCGATCAATGTCGGAGAGAGCCTGGAGACGGTCAAGCAGTATTTGACCAAGGCTAATTTAGACATGGTTGCCGGGCTGGATTCTGATAAGAAGATCTCACAGCTTTACGGTGTAAACGGCATTCCACAAACGGTGATTATCGATAAGAATGGCGTCGTTCAAGTGCTCGACGTTGGCTACAGCACTGATATGGAAAGGCGCATTACGAGCGACCTTGATGCGCTGGTGAAGAGCAAGAGCTCGAACTAG
- a CDS encoding ABC-F family ATP-binding cassette domain-containing protein, translated as MLRLERICKIFPHGEVLRDVTWELKPGDRAGLVGPNGGGKSTQLKIIMGEMEPTSGRVIKSDKLRIGYLTQEFEIPQTSLVRDAFASAFVELNDILAKLAVVHKKMETAQGDELDQLLKRMDDLQRSFEAKNGYAMDSQVEKMIADMGFTPGDGDRLVGEFSGGWQMRMNLGRVLLTKPDILLLDEPTNHIDLETIEWLEKYLREQTTPMVIVSHDRYFLDRLCTSIIEMERGEATHYLGNYTSYLEQREFNREAQLATFERQQKELERQQQFVDRFRASATRSTQAKSREKQLEKVELVDEPDSEERTLHFRFPAGTRSGRNVVSVKNLMHVYDDNIIFMDANLHVERGDKIAILGPNGCGKSTFLRLVAQREKPIDGFVTLGDHNINMAYFEQNQAEALDLSKTVLETIAQQVPDWKTTEIRGLLGRFLFSGDSVYKRVESLSGGEKARLAMAQMLLGANNFLLLDEPTNHLDIPAKETLEQALRDFDGTAIIVSHDRYFISQVATKIVEVRDNHFVVYHGNYEYYLDRIAAEKEKADAARAAAEKAAKDAAKRAKQAEKNAKKGKK; from the coding sequence ATGCTCCGCTTAGAACGAATTTGCAAAATCTTCCCTCACGGCGAAGTATTGAGAGACGTCACATGGGAACTAAAACCCGGTGACAGAGCCGGACTCGTTGGTCCAAACGGCGGTGGGAAATCGACCCAGCTGAAAATCATCATGGGTGAAATGGAACCGACCTCCGGTCGAGTCATTAAATCGGATAAGCTTCGAATCGGTTACCTGACGCAAGAATTCGAGATTCCGCAAACCTCGCTCGTACGTGATGCATTTGCCAGCGCATTCGTGGAGTTGAACGACATTCTCGCCAAACTAGCCGTTGTTCACAAGAAAATGGAAACAGCGCAAGGCGATGAACTAGACCAGCTGCTCAAGCGTATGGATGATCTGCAACGCAGCTTTGAAGCGAAGAATGGATACGCGATGGATTCTCAGGTCGAGAAGATGATCGCCGACATGGGATTCACCCCTGGAGACGGCGACCGGCTGGTAGGCGAGTTCAGCGGCGGCTGGCAGATGCGTATGAACCTCGGTCGAGTTCTACTGACAAAACCCGACATTCTGCTGCTCGACGAACCAACAAACCACATCGATCTTGAAACAATCGAATGGTTGGAAAAGTATCTGCGCGAACAAACAACGCCGATGGTAATTGTTTCGCATGACCGCTATTTCCTCGACCGGCTTTGCACGAGCATCATCGAGATGGAACGGGGAGAGGCCACTCACTACCTGGGCAACTACACTTCCTACCTGGAGCAGCGCGAGTTCAATAGAGAGGCGCAACTGGCCACATTTGAACGCCAGCAAAAAGAGTTGGAGCGCCAGCAGCAATTCGTAGACCGTTTTCGCGCTAGCGCCACACGAAGCACACAGGCCAAAAGCCGAGAAAAACAGCTGGAGAAGGTGGAACTGGTCGATGAACCAGACAGCGAAGAACGAACTTTGCACTTCCGCTTTCCAGCAGGCACTCGCAGTGGAAGAAATGTCGTCAGCGTGAAAAATCTCATGCACGTTTACGACGACAATATAATTTTCATGGACGCAAACCTGCACGTCGAGCGGGGCGACAAAATCGCTATCCTCGGTCCGAACGGTTGCGGCAAGTCGACTTTCCTGAGATTAGTTGCACAACGAGAAAAACCAATCGACGGTTTCGTCACGCTTGGCGATCACAACATCAATATGGCCTATTTCGAGCAGAATCAGGCTGAGGCTCTGGACTTGAGCAAAACCGTTCTGGAGACAATCGCGCAGCAAGTGCCGGACTGGAAAACTACCGAGATTCGTGGCTTGCTTGGTCGATTCTTGTTCTCTGGAGACTCTGTTTACAAAAGAGTTGAGTCACTCAGCGGTGGAGAAAAGGCACGTCTGGCCATGGCTCAAATGCTTCTTGGAGCAAACAACTTTCTTTTGCTCGATGAACCAACAAACCATCTGGACATTCCGGCTAAAGAAACGCTGGAACAAGCCTTACGCGATTTCGACGGCACCGCTATAATCGTATCTCACGACCGTTATTTCATCTCGCAAGTAGCAACCAAAATCGTAGAGGTAAGAGATAACCACTTCGTCGTTTATCACGGCAACTACGAATACTATCTGGATCGGATAGCGGCAGAAAAAGAGAAGGCGGATGCAGCCAGGGCAGCTGCAGAGAAGGCAGCGAAAGACGCTGCTAAGCGAGCTAAACAAGCCGAGAAGAACGCTAAAAAAGGTAAAAAATGA
- a CDS encoding DEAD/DEAH box helicase, with the protein MTKFIELGLSKPCVLALAQAGITEPTEIQEKSIPLIFEGRDVMASAQTGSGKTAAYALPVIECLEQPETKPRALVLVPTRELALQVMEQFTRFSNHCALRAVTLYGGTGYETQTRALKRGVDVIVATPGRLYDHIERKNCDLSQIEIFVLDEADRLLDMGFMPQVRKIIAKISKERQTLMFSATIDARIERIAADFMQDPVAVRVNPTQVEPKEIEQEIMYVTEFSKDALLAKLVVEHQMSSAIVFTRTRRRAGWVTDRLKDAGIKAEEIHSDISQSQRERTLENFRNGKFPILVATDVAARGLDIPAITHVINYDLPDSPDDYVHRIGRTGRAGRTGVAFSFISDEQRHMVRDIEKRIGKSLDPSADSRKTVSAAPRLSKPRRRRVM; encoded by the coding sequence TTGACGAAATTTATCGAGCTTGGATTGTCCAAGCCATGTGTGCTTGCGCTCGCGCAGGCTGGAATTACTGAACCGACCGAAATTCAAGAAAAATCTATTCCCCTCATCTTCGAAGGACGCGATGTAATGGCTTCCGCCCAGACTGGTTCTGGGAAAACAGCCGCATACGCGTTGCCTGTAATTGAATGTCTGGAGCAGCCTGAGACCAAGCCGAGAGCGCTTGTGCTTGTGCCTACTCGTGAGCTGGCACTGCAAGTGATGGAGCAGTTCACCCGCTTCAGCAACCACTGTGCGCTCAGGGCAGTAACCCTGTACGGTGGCACTGGTTATGAAACTCAGACGAGAGCCTTGAAACGGGGTGTCGACGTAATCGTTGCGACACCAGGCCGGCTCTACGATCACATCGAGCGTAAAAATTGCGATTTATCCCAAATTGAAATCTTTGTCCTTGATGAAGCCGATCGCTTGCTGGACATGGGCTTTATGCCCCAGGTAAGGAAAATCATTGCCAAAATAAGCAAGGAACGTCAGACGCTGATGTTTTCTGCCACAATCGATGCGCGCATCGAGCGCATCGCCGCAGATTTCATGCAAGATCCCGTTGCTGTTCGAGTCAATCCTACCCAGGTAGAACCGAAAGAAATCGAGCAGGAGATTATGTATGTGACTGAATTCTCCAAAGACGCTTTACTGGCAAAGCTGGTCGTTGAACATCAGATGAGTTCTGCCATCGTCTTCACCAGAACGCGTCGTCGTGCCGGTTGGGTAACAGACAGGCTGAAGGACGCAGGCATCAAGGCCGAAGAAATTCATAGTGATATCAGTCAGAGTCAACGTGAACGAACACTGGAAAATTTCCGCAACGGTAAGTTCCCAATTCTTGTTGCTACAGACGTAGCTGCTCGTGGACTTGATATTCCTGCTATCACGCACGTTATCAACTACGATTTACCTGATTCGCCTGATGATTATGTTCATCGCATTGGAAGAACTGGACGCGCCGGTCGAACCGGTGTCGCTTTCTCTTTCATTAGTGATGAGCAGCGTCACATGGTGCGTGACATCGAGAAGCGCATCGGCAAGAGCCTCGATCCGAGTGCGGATAGTCGCAAAACTGTTTCTGCTGCGCCACGTTTGAGCAAGCCGAGACGCCGTCGAGTCATGTAG
- a CDS encoding DUF488 domain-containing protein, with translation MSEAAIFNCLYSIGHSNVPIDKFIELLKEHNIQVVVDVRSYPFSKYATHFNYDTIQPALKNASIKYLYLGKELGGMPKGQEFYDLDGNLVYARVANTKEFQEAIARLVRGARTHTIALMCGEENPAGCHRRHLLGPALKQQQLELLHIRAGGQVQSESDLENLENPVEESLQLSLFDSGSLGGA, from the coding sequence ATGAGCGAAGCTGCAATATTCAACTGCTTGTACTCAATCGGACATTCCAATGTTCCGATAGACAAGTTTATAGAACTTCTGAAAGAACACAATATTCAGGTTGTTGTTGACGTTCGTTCTTATCCGTTCAGCAAATATGCCACACACTTCAACTACGACACGATACAGCCCGCTCTCAAAAACGCGTCGATAAAATATCTCTATCTGGGCAAAGAGCTGGGTGGAATGCCGAAAGGGCAGGAGTTCTACGACCTGGATGGCAACCTTGTGTACGCCAGAGTGGCGAACACAAAGGAGTTTCAAGAGGCGATCGCAAGGCTTGTGCGAGGCGCGCGCACGCACACCATCGCTCTTATGTGCGGCGAAGAGAACCCGGCTGGCTGCCACAGACGCCACCTGCTTGGACCAGCACTGAAGCAGCAACAGCTCGAACTGCTGCACATCAGAGCCGGTGGTCAAGTGCAATCTGAGAGCGATTTAGAAAACTTGGAAAATCCTGTCGAAGAGTCGCTCCAGTTGAGCTTGTTCGATTCTGGAAGCCTCGGGGGCGCTTAA
- the ppk1 gene encoding polyphosphate kinase 1, whose product MVSQHTSKSAENELSLLTTNPSNQAPIEAAAVAVPSLDDASLYFNRELSLLEFQSRVLEEAQDISNPLLERFKFLSIVGSNLDEFFMVRVAGLKRQIEAGTVSAGPDGLLPADQLKAVKEEVTKLMGEAHHYLRENLMPELEKADIRILEYPDLTEEQRISMQNYFMQNIFPVLTPLAFDPGHPFPHISNLSLNLAVLIRDTKGEERFARVKIPDSLPQLISIDRPSLLAHRIPSTVRPQCYMWLDELISAHLQHLFPGMQVLEFHPFHVTRDAEVEIQEWEAEDLLETTEEGIRQRRFGDVVKLTVDEATPDRILEILMSNLEIDSTDVYQIQGRFPLSSLKFISSLDRPDLKDVPFLPNIPAVLNPDLQEEDTFSAIRRRDILLHHPFDSFQPITNFLNVAAKDPSVLAIKMTLYRVGKNSPVVEALLEAMANGKQVAVLVELKARFDEESNIEWAKALEREGVHIVYGLQGLKIHSKVALVVRKEGESIRRYVHLGTGNYNPVTAHLYTDLGLLTCDEEIGSDVTDLFNYLTGYSAKRDYRKLLVAPINLRERLVALIKREIEHQRNGEQGHLVFKFNALVDDGLIKLLYEASQAGVIIDLIVRGVCCLRPKIPGISENINVTSVVGRFLEHSRIFYFRNGGAEQIYLGSADLMPRNLDRRVEVLFPVEDPRLARHIREDILHIYLNDSVKARYMMSDGTYRRSILKTPESISAQMSFLNRRSESP is encoded by the coding sequence ATGGTTTCGCAACACACTTCCAAGTCTGCTGAGAACGAACTCTCGCTACTGACAACAAACCCCTCGAATCAAGCCCCAATTGAGGCCGCGGCTGTTGCAGTGCCTTCGCTAGACGATGCAAGTCTTTATTTCAATCGAGAGCTGAGCCTGCTCGAGTTTCAAAGTCGCGTGCTGGAAGAAGCACAGGACATAAGCAACCCACTTTTAGAACGATTCAAATTTTTATCAATCGTTGGTTCAAACCTGGACGAGTTTTTCATGGTGCGCGTCGCCGGATTGAAACGCCAGATCGAAGCCGGCACAGTCAGCGCCGGGCCGGATGGACTGCTTCCCGCTGACCAGCTCAAAGCCGTAAAAGAGGAAGTAACAAAGCTGATGGGCGAAGCGCATCACTACTTGCGCGAAAACTTGATGCCTGAGCTCGAGAAAGCCGACATCCGCATTCTCGAATACCCTGACCTGACTGAAGAGCAGCGCATTTCGATGCAAAACTACTTCATGCAGAACATATTTCCAGTTTTAACTCCGCTTGCCTTTGACCCCGGGCATCCGTTTCCCCATATCTCCAACCTGAGTTTGAATCTGGCTGTATTGATCCGCGATACCAAAGGCGAAGAACGTTTCGCTCGCGTCAAAATTCCAGATAGTCTGCCCCAATTGATTTCTATTGATCGTCCGTCTTTGCTCGCCCACCGCATTCCATCGACTGTGCGTCCGCAGTGCTACATGTGGCTCGATGAACTGATCAGCGCACATTTGCAGCACCTGTTTCCTGGTATGCAAGTTCTCGAATTTCATCCATTCCACGTCACACGAGACGCGGAAGTGGAGATTCAAGAGTGGGAAGCGGAGGATCTTCTCGAAACAACCGAAGAAGGAATTCGTCAGCGCCGCTTTGGCGACGTAGTTAAACTGACTGTCGATGAGGCTACGCCCGATCGCATTCTCGAAATTTTGATGAGCAATCTGGAAATTGATTCGACAGACGTGTATCAAATTCAAGGACGCTTTCCACTGAGCAGCTTGAAGTTCATCTCGTCGCTCGACAGACCTGATCTGAAAGATGTTCCTTTTCTCCCTAACATTCCGGCAGTCTTGAATCCAGATTTGCAAGAAGAAGACACATTCTCCGCTATTCGACGCAGAGATATTCTCCTTCACCATCCGTTCGATTCATTCCAACCAATCACGAATTTCCTCAATGTAGCGGCTAAAGATCCGTCGGTGCTGGCGATCAAAATGACTCTATACCGGGTCGGAAAAAATTCGCCGGTCGTCGAAGCTTTGCTGGAAGCTATGGCTAACGGAAAGCAAGTTGCTGTGCTGGTAGAGTTGAAGGCGCGGTTCGACGAAGAGAGCAACATCGAATGGGCGAAAGCCCTTGAACGCGAAGGCGTCCACATTGTATACGGACTGCAGGGTCTGAAGATTCACTCAAAAGTAGCACTGGTTGTGCGGAAAGAAGGTGAGTCGATCAGACGCTACGTGCATCTGGGCACGGGTAACTATAATCCAGTCACAGCGCACCTTTACACAGACCTGGGTTTGCTTACCTGCGATGAAGAAATCGGCTCCGATGTCACAGATCTCTTCAACTATTTGACCGGTTACTCTGCAAAACGCGATTATCGCAAGCTTCTTGTCGCTCCGATTAATTTGCGCGAACGACTGGTGGCACTGATCAAACGAGAGATAGAACACCAACGCAACGGAGAACAGGGACACCTCGTCTTCAAGTTTAACGCTCTGGTTGACGACGGCTTGATCAAGCTGCTGTATGAAGCATCGCAAGCGGGTGTGATTATCGACTTGATCGTTCGTGGCGTCTGCTGCTTGCGCCCGAAAATTCCCGGTATCAGCGAAAACATCAACGTCACAAGCGTGGTGGGAAGATTTCTCGAGCACAGTCGTATCTTCTATTTCCGCAACGGCGGAGCAGAGCAGATTTACCTCGGCAGTGCCGATTTGATGCCGCGGAATCTCGACCGGCGAGTCGAGGTGCTCTTTCCAGTCGAAGATCCTCGGCTGGCGCGTCATATCAGAGAAGACATCTTGCACATCTATCTGAACGACTCGGTTAAAGCCCGCTACATGATGAGTGATGGAACCTACAGGCGCAGCATACTGAAAACGCCTGAATCGATCAGCGCTCAGATGTCTTTTTTAAATCGCCGCAGCGAATCACCCTGA
- a CDS encoding glycosyltransferase, with protein sequence MFNRVLILSATSGAGHIRSAQAIEKAFLEVGAAREVRHVDSLEYTSYVVRNLYSKTYIDMVNKAPDLLGWLYDASDKPWKNERRRLAFDRLNTRPLVRMINDYKPEIVICTHFLPAEIISWLLCRQKIQTRHVIVVTDFDVHASWLCRHYDQYFAALDETKEHLVSMGVPRDKVSVSGIPIDPVFAHLKNKIEMRKKYDLDLERPTILVSAGGFGVGPMEELLESLGQLRHSAQVIAMCGRNKGLKEKLDEQSRFANGNLIVKAVAHTTAMDEYMAASDMVLGKPGGLTTAEALSKGLVFVIVNPIPGQEERNSDHLLEEGVAIRCNNLPALAYKIDKLLDDSERMTRMHQAALRLARPRAAEALVYRLLALQAGSNFASQEHTDPNHLCKTPRLGKIWKSGGALVLDGRLKFARRLLRGS encoded by the coding sequence ATGTTCAATCGGGTTTTGATTCTTTCAGCGACGTCAGGTGCTGGTCACATTCGCTCCGCGCAGGCGATCGAGAAAGCTTTCCTCGAGGTTGGTGCAGCTCGTGAGGTCCGACATGTGGACTCGCTTGAGTATACGAGCTATGTTGTTCGCAACCTTTATTCCAAAACTTATATAGACATGGTCAACAAGGCCCCCGATCTGTTGGGATGGCTCTATGATGCTTCCGATAAACCGTGGAAAAATGAGCGTCGCCGTCTTGCCTTCGACAGGCTCAACACACGTCCTCTAGTGCGAATGATTAACGACTACAAGCCGGAAATTGTAATCTGCACTCATTTTCTTCCGGCAGAGATTATTTCGTGGCTGCTCTGTCGACAGAAAATTCAGACTCGACATGTAATAGTCGTCACCGACTTTGATGTCCACGCTTCCTGGTTGTGCAGGCACTACGATCAGTATTTCGCAGCCCTCGATGAAACGAAAGAGCATCTTGTCAGCATGGGTGTTCCGCGCGACAAGGTAAGCGTTTCAGGTATTCCAATCGATCCTGTTTTTGCGCATCTGAAAAATAAGATTGAAATGCGGAAAAAGTATGATCTGGATCTGGAGCGACCAACAATTTTGGTTTCTGCCGGTGGATTTGGTGTTGGACCGATGGAGGAGTTGCTCGAGTCTCTAGGACAGCTCAGGCATTCGGCTCAGGTTATTGCCATGTGCGGTCGAAATAAGGGGTTGAAAGAAAAGCTCGACGAGCAGTCTCGTTTTGCCAATGGAAATCTGATCGTTAAGGCTGTCGCCCACACAACTGCAATGGATGAATACATGGCGGCATCGGATATGGTGCTGGGAAAACCTGGCGGTTTGACTACGGCAGAAGCGCTCTCGAAGGGGCTCGTATTCGTTATTGTTAATCCCATTCCGGGGCAGGAAGAGCGCAATTCCGATCACCTTTTGGAAGAAGGTGTGGCGATTAGATGCAATAACTTGCCTGCGTTGGCTTATAAGATTGACAAACTTCTCGACGACTCTGAGCGCATGACACGAATGCATCAGGCTGCACTACGCCTCGCTCGTCCTCGCGCTGCTGAGGCCCTTGTCTATCGTCTGTTGGCTTTGCAGGCTGGTTCGAATTTCGCTTCGCAAGAGCACACAGACCCCAACCATCTATGCAAGACACCCAGGCTTGGAAAGATCTGGAAATCCGGAGGCGCTCTTGTGCTCGACGGACGACTCAAGTTCGCGCGTCGCCTTCTGAGAGGCTCTTAG